In the genome of Longimicrobiales bacterium, the window TCCTCGAGGAGCGAACCTGGGCTCGGCCACTCGCATGCCTGGGATTGCCGATATCCCATGTGGTCACACTCTTTGCTCTCGCAGGATCCCGCCTCTGGATCCTTGTCACGGACAGCGTCCCTGTTCTGGTCATGATGTCTGCGTGCGCGTGGTACTTCTACCGTTATGCCCCTGTCCGCGACTACTACCGGCGCCTGGCGTCATGATCACGCCGTAGCAATCGCGCGCAGCGCAGTCTGCTCGTATCTTGAGCAGCAGCTCCGTCACCGGAGGTGAATCATGACGCTCCCCATCCCGTCGATCACCCTCGTTTCGATCATCCTGCTCGTCGCACTCGCCGCGTGCGACAGCGGTCAGGGTGCCGTGACCGACCCGCCTGATGACGAATGCAGTCCCGACACGGCAGACGCATGCGAACCGCCACCCGTGGCAGCGTGCGCTCCGCAGCAGGTGCCGCAGGGCAGGAGCTGCGTTCGCTGGACGCCTGCGGATGGCGCTCGGCTGGTGAACGCGGCCGATACATTCGACATCCTCGTGATCGACGCCGGAACGGAAGTACGCGCGGCGGCAGGCGTGCGGCTCGTTGCGTCACAGCTCCACGTCAACGGTACGGCGGCCGCTCCGGTGCGCTTCCTCCCGCTGACTGAGGGCGTGCGTTGGGGCGGCATCGAAACCCCCGGCTACGGCGCGGACACCTCGACCATCCGCTACGCCCGCATCGAGACTGCCGAACACGGGGTCGTCGCGACCGCGCCGGCCCTCATCGAGAACACCCACGTCAAGGATGTAACGGGTGTGGGCGTCGTTCTGCATGGCGGCCACCTGATCCGGAGCGTAATCGAAGGCGCGCAGGACGCCGGCGTTGCGATCGGCAGCAACAGCCACGCGAGACTGAGCGATACGGATGTGCGGGGCTCCGGCGACGGCATCAGGGTGCTGTGCGTGCGCTGCCGCCTCTTCATCGGCGGCGGCAGCATCGACAACAATGCCGGCGACGGTGTGCGCACGGCGTTCGGCGACATGCGGAGCGGCACGGTCTTCTTCGAATCGCCCGTGCGCATTACCGGGAACGCGGGCTATCCGCTGGTCGTGCCGCTCACATCCATGCGCGGCGTGATGAACGAAGTCGCTGCGCGCAATAATCTGCTCGGCAACGGGCGCGACACCGTCATAGCGTACGCAGGGAGTACATGGGGCGCCCAGTACGTGCCAGATGCAGAAGGCGACCTGACCATTGCCCGGGCGTTGCCGTTCCGCGTGACGCTGCCATGCCTCGCGGCGCTACCTCTGATGACCATGGAAGCCGGGGCGAGCCTGACCGTGGAGAGCTATGACTGCGGCGGTCCCTGGGGGGCATGGCCCGTACCGGTCAGTTACGGCACGCCGACGGAGCCGGTAACGATAACAGGAATCAACGCCATGCTGGGTCTCGTTCGGCAGGGTGCGGATACAGTCTTCGTGCGCCACGCGCGATTCACGAACGTCCTGCTCCTTTCGGCGGAGACACCGGTGGTCATGGAAGACGTCGAGCTCGACTCGGCGTCGCTCGTTATCACTGCCGTCGGCTCACGCGTCACGCGCCTCAGCTCCATCGGCGGAGGGAGGACCGGTGCGTATGAGTACCAGCAGCAGGCGGCCATCACACTCGCCGGCGATGTACGCCTGGCGCAGGTGCTGATCGAGGGCGCGCTCCACCACGGGCTGCACATCGACGGCGGCAGCCCGGTCGTGAGCGCATGCACGATCCGCCACAACACCGGACACGGCGTGTGGGTGGAGCAGGGAACCGTTCGCATCGAGCAGTGCAGCATGGAGGGGAACGCCGGATACGGCATCCACAACTCCACCCCCGACACGGTCCAGGCGCCGAACAACTGGTGGGGCGACCCGACGGGACCACGCGGGCCGACAGGAAACGGCGTCGACGGACCGGTCCGGTACGATCCGTTCCTGACCGCTCCGCCCGGTCACTCTGCGTTCGTGTCCGCTCTGCACAGGTGACACCGGCGGCGATCCGCGGTGTTGATCCCCGTCGTCCGGCCGCTCGTCCCACATACCTTGGCATTCGACAACAAGGGGTGCACTGTTGTCGGACGACAAGGTATTGACCGCCACCCCCGGATTCCCATGCTGAACTTCTTCCGCAAGCGCCGCCTGACGGATGACATGCGTGCCGAGCTGCGCCAGCACGTGGAGCTCGAGATCGAGGACCGTATCCGTGCCGGGATGTCGCCGCGTGAGGCGCGGCGCACGGCGCTGCGCGATTTCGGAGCAGAAGGGCGATGGTGGGAGGAAGGCCGCGCAGCACGCGGGTGGCGACCTCTCGACGAGCTGGTGCAGGACGCGAGGTATGCGTGGCGTACGCTCGGGCGGGCGCCGTCGTTCGCGGTGGTCGCGATCGTGACGCTCGGACTGGCGATCGGCGCGACGACACTCGTGTTCAGCGTTGTGGATGGCGTGCTGCTGCGTCCGCTGTCGTATGACGCGGATGAGCGGCTGATGCGGCTGAAGGATGAGTCGGTGCTGGACGGTGGCGGCACCCGCGGCACGATCTCGTACCCCAACTTCGCGGATATGCGTGCGCAGGCGACGACGTGGGAGGTGGCGGCCGCGTATGACGAGTGGCAGGTGTCGCTGGTGGAGAACGGCATCGCGCAGCGGATCGATGCCGCGTTCGTGGACGCGGCGTGGTTCGACGTGCTGGGCGTGGAGCCGGCGCTCGGCCGCTTCTTCACACCGGAGGAGGCGGAGCCGGGCAGTGCGCAGGTGCTGGTGCTGAGCTGGGGCCTCTGGCAGGAGCAGTTCGGGGGCGACGACGGCGTGATCGGCCGGACGGTGGAGGCGAACGGCGTCACACGCACGATCGTCGGCGTTGCGCCGCGCGGTCTGGAGGATCCGGGATTGTCCGGCGGCTCGTTCGCTGCACCGCGGATGTGGGCTCCGACGCCCGGCTACTTTGCGACGAACGGCCGCGGCGGCCGGTCGTTTACGGCGCTGATCCGGCTGCGCGACGGCGTATCGTTCGCGAGTGCGCAAGCCGAAGCCGACGCGATTCAGGCGCAGCTGGTCGCGGCGTATCCGGAGAACAACGAGGGCTACCGCGCACGGCTGGTGCCGCTGCTCGAGGACCGTACGGCCGGCGTGCGTGCGCCGCTGTTGATGCTGCTCGGTGCAGTGGCGCTCGTTCTGCTGATCGCGTGCGCGAACGTCGCGAACCTGCTGCTGGTACGGGGAAGCGTGCGCCGCCGCGAGATCGACCTGCGCACCGCGCTCGGAGCGGCACGTACGCGCATCGTGCGGCAGCTGCTGGTGGAGAACGTCGTGCTCGCCACGCTCGGGTCCGCACTCGGCATTGCGATCGCGGCGCTCGGGCTGCGCGTCCTCCGTGTCACTCTCGCAGGACGGCTTCCGAGGCTGGACCTCGTTCAGCTCGACGCGCGCGTGTTCGGCTTCGCGGCTGCTGTCACCGTCGGCGCAGCGCTGCTGTTCGGGCTTCTGCCCGCGTTCCAGATGGTGCGCGGCGGGCTGGCTGCGGGGCTGCGCGATGGCGGACGTGTCGCCGGCGGTGCACGCACCCTGCGGTCCGCCATCATCAGCGCTGAAGTTGCCATAGCCCTGGTCGTGCTGGTTGCTGCGGGCCTGCTGGTGCGCTCACTCGTGCGACTCGAATCCGTCGATCCCGGCATTCAAGCGCACGGCGCGCTCACGATGCATCTGCTCACCCCGCCCGATCTCCAGGAGGCGACACTGGCGACGTACTACGACGCCCTGTTCGATCGCATCGTCGCGGTGCCGGGCGTGGAAGGTGTCGGCACACTGGACGTGCTGCCGATGTCCGGCGGCTTCAACGGCGGTCCGTTCACCGTCGTCGGCCGTCCGGCGCCGGAGCGCCAGGACCGTCCGAACGCGGAGCTGCGCGCAGCATCGCCCGGTGTGTTCGCTGCGCTGGGGCTGCCGCTCGTGAGCGGCCGAGTACTGACATCCGCGGACGATCGCAGCGATGCAGCGCGTGTGGTGGTGATCGACGCGACGGCGGCTGAGCGGTACTGGCCGGACGGCGATCCTGTCGGTGCCCGAATCACCTATGACGACCAGCAGTACGAGGTGGTCGGTGTCGTCGGCGGGCTCGCGCACTTCGCGCTCGACGAGGCGCGCGAGCCGACCGTCTATTTCCCGAATGCGCAGGCACCGTCGTGGATGCGCGACGACCCCGCCCTAATCGTGCGCACATCGATCGACGCACTGAGTGTGAGCGATGCCGTGCAGGCGGCGATACGCGAAGTGAATCCGCGCGTGGCGATCGCCGGCGTGCGCCCGCTCGACAGTGTGGTGGCAAGCACGCTCGCACTGCCGCGCTTCCGTACGCTGCTGCTTGCGACATTCGCGATGATCGCGTTCGTGCTGGCGCTGATCGGCATCTACGGCACAGTGTCGTACACGGTCGAGCGGAGGACAGCCGAGCTCGGCGTACGTATGGCGCTCGGCGCGTCGCCCGCCGGCGTGCTCGCGCTCGTTCTGCGCGACGGTCTCCGCCCGGTCCTCGCCGGGCTCGCGCTCGGCCTCGCCGGCGCGCTGACCGCGACGCGCGTCCTCGAAAGCATGCTCTTCGATCTGTCCCCGCTCGACCCGGCCACATTTCTGACGATGCCGCTGCTGCTCGCACTGGTCGCCGCGGCCGCGATGCTCGCTCCCGCGCGCCGCGCCGCCGCGACCTCGCCGATCACAGTTCTTCGCGCTGACTGAGGGGTAACTCGTGGCCGAACGCACTGACCTGCTGCAGGGGACACTCGACCTGCTGATCCTGAAGACGCTCGCGCTCAGACCGCTTCACGGCTGGGGCATCAGCAAACAGCTGCGCACGCTCTCCCACGATGTCCTCCAGGTCAACCAGGGCTCGCTCTATCCCGCGCTGTACCGCCTCGAGGATCGCGGCCTGATCGCCGCCGAGTGGGGCATCTCACCGGAGGGCCGGCGCGCCAAGTTCTACCGCCTGACACCGGCCGGCAGGAAGGCGTTCAGCGCGGAGCGGAGGAGCTGGCGGGTTTTCACGTCGGCGGTCGAGCAGGTGCTGGAGGCTACGTGAGCTGAACGGTCCCGCGTCCAGATTCGTACATGCCGCTGCCACTTGACGTCCTTTCCCCACATCCTGATCTTGCGGGACCTCCTCCCTCGACCGCGCGCTCCCATGACGCAGCCTCGGCGGCTATCCGTCTTCCTGTCGGAACTCCAGCGGCGCCGCGTCTTTCACATCGCCGGCGGCTACTGTGTCGTCTCGTGGCTGGCCATCCAGGTCGCAGACACCACGTTCCCGCATTTCGGCCTGCCGTCGACGGCCGTCGGGATTGTCATCGCGCTGGCCGCAGCGGGGCTGCCGGTGGCCCTCGTTGTCGCCTGGGTGTACGAGCTTACGCCGGACGGGCTGCGCCGCGATGCGGCTGATACGCCGGCCACTGCCCGAGACATCCGCATCTGGGGCGTCGCCTTCCTTGTTGCGGCGCTTCTGCTGCTGGTGGGATTCGGCATTGGCTCGCGTTTCGGCCGCACAATTACCGCCGCGCCTCCAGCGGAAACCGCTGCTGCCGCGCCTGGCGTCGCAGTGCTGCCGTTCGACATTGTCGGTCGCGACCTGGATCTGTGGCCCGAGGGCATCGTCTACCTGCTGTCATTCAACCTCGACGGCCTTGAGGGTCTGCGGAAGATCGATCCGGGCGTGGTGCTCACCAACTGGGATCGTTCGAACATCGCAGGACCTGTAACGCCCCGGATCGCACGCGACATGGCGCGGGCGGTGGGCGCGACGTATGTCGTGACGGGCAACGTCGTCCGCACCGGAAGCGGCGTGCGGCTCACCGCAGAGGTGCATGACGCGAGCACCGGTGCAGTGCAGGGTTCGGTCAGCGTCGATGAGGCGGTGGACAGTATCCAGCTCATCGTCGATCGACTAACGGTCGCGCTGCTCGGCAGCGGCCTGCTCCCGAGCGAACCGGGTTTCCAGGCGGCGAATGTCGGTGGTCTCACGAGCACATCCCTCTCGGCACTGAAGGCGTATCTCGCCGGCGAATGGCATTTCCGCCGCTCGCAGTTTCGCGAAGCTGCCGCGGACTTCCGCGATGCTGTGACGATCGATTCGACGTTCGCGCGCGCGCACTATCGTATGGCCGGTGCATCCGAGTGGCTGGAGGAATTCGCTGACGTCGCGCGCCACTCGGAGATGGCGATGCGCCATGCCGACCGCCTGGGTGCACGCGATCAGCTGCTGATCCGCGGCAGCACGGCCAGGGGCCCCGAGGCGATCGGCATCCTGGAAGACCTCACACGTCGCTATCCCGACGACGTGGACGGCTGGTACCAGCTGGGCGAGGCCTACTTCCATTACGGGGGCCAGTCGTTTTATGCGGCGAGCGCGTACCGCGATGCCTGGGAGACTGCCCTCCAGTGGGGCCGGCCCTATGGCGAGTCGTATCAGCATCTCATCGAGGACGCCTTCGCAACACACGACAGTGCGCGCGCTGGGCAGCTCATCCGACAGATGGAGAGCATCGATTCGGAGATCGAGATCTGTCCAGGTTTCGGTCTGGTTTTCGCGCTGACGTGGGGGGACGACGCAA includes:
- a CDS encoding right-handed parallel beta-helix repeat-containing protein, whose amino-acid sequence is MTLPIPSITLVSIILLVALAACDSGQGAVTDPPDDECSPDTADACEPPPVAACAPQQVPQGRSCVRWTPADGARLVNAADTFDILVIDAGTEVRAAAGVRLVASQLHVNGTAAAPVRFLPLTEGVRWGGIETPGYGADTSTIRYARIETAEHGVVATAPALIENTHVKDVTGVGVVLHGGHLIRSVIEGAQDAGVAIGSNSHARLSDTDVRGSGDGIRVLCVRCRLFIGGGSIDNNAGDGVRTAFGDMRSGTVFFESPVRITGNAGYPLVVPLTSMRGVMNEVAARNNLLGNGRDTVIAYAGSTWGAQYVPDAEGDLTIARALPFRVTLPCLAALPLMTMEAGASLTVESYDCGGPWGAWPVPVSYGTPTEPVTITGINAMLGLVRQGADTVFVRHARFTNVLLLSAETPVVMEDVELDSASLVITAVGSRVTRLSSIGGGRTGAYEYQQQAAITLAGDVRLAQVLIEGALHHGLHIDGGSPVVSACTIRHNTGHGVWVEQGTVRIEQCSMEGNAGYGIHNSTPDTVQAPNNWWGDPTGPRGPTGNGVDGPVRYDPFLTAPPGHSAFVSALHR
- a CDS encoding ABC transporter permease: MLNFFRKRRLTDDMRAELRQHVELEIEDRIRAGMSPREARRTALRDFGAEGRWWEEGRAARGWRPLDELVQDARYAWRTLGRAPSFAVVAIVTLGLAIGATTLVFSVVDGVLLRPLSYDADERLMRLKDESVLDGGGTRGTISYPNFADMRAQATTWEVAAAYDEWQVSLVENGIAQRIDAAFVDAAWFDVLGVEPALGRFFTPEEAEPGSAQVLVLSWGLWQEQFGGDDGVIGRTVEANGVTRTIVGVAPRGLEDPGLSGGSFAAPRMWAPTPGYFATNGRGGRSFTALIRLRDGVSFASAQAEADAIQAQLVAAYPENNEGYRARLVPLLEDRTAGVRAPLLMLLGAVALVLLIACANVANLLLVRGSVRRREIDLRTALGAARTRIVRQLLVENVVLATLGSALGIAIAALGLRVLRVTLAGRLPRLDLVQLDARVFGFAAAVTVGAALLFGLLPAFQMVRGGLAAGLRDGGRVAGGARTLRSAIISAEVAIALVVLVAAGLLVRSLVRLESVDPGIQAHGALTMHLLTPPDLQEATLATYYDALFDRIVAVPGVEGVGTLDVLPMSGGFNGGPFTVVGRPAPERQDRPNAELRAASPGVFAALGLPLVSGRVLTSADDRSDAARVVVIDATAAERYWPDGDPVGARITYDDQQYEVVGVVGGLAHFALDEAREPTVYFPNAQAPSWMRDDPALIVRTSIDALSVSDAVQAAIREVNPRVAIAGVRPLDSVVASTLALPRFRTLLLATFAMIAFVLALIGIYGTVSYTVERRTAELGVRMALGASPAGVLALVLRDGLRPVLAGLALGLAGALTATRVLESMLFDLSPLDPATFLTMPLLLALVAAAAMLAPARRAAATSPITVLRAD
- a CDS encoding PadR family transcriptional regulator; protein product: MAERTDLLQGTLDLLILKTLALRPLHGWGISKQLRTLSHDVLQVNQGSLYPALYRLEDRGLIAAEWGISPEGRRAKFYRLTPAGRKAFSAERRSWRVFTSAVEQVLEAT
- a CDS encoding tetratricopeptide repeat protein; translated protein: MTQPRRLSVFLSELQRRRVFHIAGGYCVVSWLAIQVADTTFPHFGLPSTAVGIVIALAAAGLPVALVVAWVYELTPDGLRRDAADTPATARDIRIWGVAFLVAALLLLVGFGIGSRFGRTITAAPPAETAAAAPGVAVLPFDIVGRDLDLWPEGIVYLLSFNLDGLEGLRKIDPGVVLTNWDRSNIAGPVTPRIARDMARAVGATYVVTGNVVRTGSGVRLTAEVHDASTGAVQGSVSVDEAVDSIQLIVDRLTVALLGSGLLPSEPGFQAANVGGLTSTSLSALKAYLAGEWHFRRSQFREAAADFRDAVTIDSTFARAHYRMAGASEWLEEFADVARHSEMAMRHADRLGARDQLLIRGSTARGPEAIGILEDLTRRYPDDVDGWYQLGEAYFHYGGQSFYAASAYRDAWETALQWGRPYGESYQHLIEDAFATHDSARAGQLIRQMESIDSEIEICPGFGLVFALTWGDDATRARAAADVETVPYDAIECAWTALAAAPSAFERVEEDERALLDVRTDRAVRSRALWRNLQPRLFRGQLHAARELLAQAEPLPLTGDEAARFRIMMHVSGHRDSADAHAAAQRIGSKPVPLDHFWIAALAGSEARWDDVDQAVRALEAQVVAFETDVAALPADPGLRVLQSPAHARAFAAALRAWRDLRTGRTSDRSDLENALADMPGAGYRWEQPQQYLRYDVGLMLLDQRDLTAAQRYLASFYPYDYFYYAPAQYHLGVIHEARAEHDEARTFYQRFVWWWQDCDPELIDRRRQAEDALIRLAGVGD